From the genome of Geminocystis herdmanii PCC 6308, one region includes:
- a CDS encoding type I glyceraldehyde-3-phosphate dehydrogenase: MVRVAINGFGRIGRNFLRCWFGREYSGLEVVGINDTSDPRTNAHLLRYDSMLGIFDADIQADENSITVNGKTIKCVSDRNPLNLPWAEWGVDLIIESTGVFVTDEGASKHIQAGAKKVLITAPGKGANVGTYVVGVNDKEYSHDKYNVVSNASCTTNCLAPIAKVLHENFGIIKGTMTTTHSYTGDQRLLDASHRDLRRARAAAINIVPTSTGAAQAVALVLPELKGKLNGIALRVPTPNVSIVDLVVQVEKSTIAEQVNQVLKDASEGALKGILGYNELPLVSSDYRGTNVSSIVDANLTMTMGGDMVKVVAWYDNEWGYSQRVVDLAEIVASNWK; this comes from the coding sequence GTGGTTAGAGTAGCTATTAATGGTTTTGGACGTATTGGACGCAACTTTTTACGTTGTTGGTTTGGTCGTGAGTATAGTGGTTTAGAAGTAGTAGGTATTAACGACACTTCTGATCCTAGAACTAATGCTCATTTATTACGATATGACTCTATGTTAGGGATTTTTGACGCTGATATTCAAGCGGATGAAAATTCTATAACCGTTAACGGTAAAACGATTAAGTGTGTGTCCGATCGAAATCCTCTTAACTTACCTTGGGCAGAATGGGGTGTCGATTTAATCATCGAATCCACTGGGGTATTTGTTACCGATGAGGGTGCATCCAAACACATTCAAGCAGGGGCGAAAAAAGTTTTAATCACTGCTCCCGGAAAAGGTGCTAATGTCGGTACTTATGTTGTTGGTGTGAACGATAAAGAATATTCTCACGATAAATATAATGTAGTCAGTAATGCTAGTTGTACGACTAACTGTTTAGCTCCGATCGCTAAAGTACTTCATGAGAATTTTGGTATCATCAAAGGTACAATGACCACTACTCACAGTTACACTGGAGATCAGAGGTTATTAGATGCTAGTCACCGTGATTTACGTCGGGCGCGTGCTGCTGCTATCAATATTGTACCTACCAGCACCGGTGCAGCTCAAGCGGTGGCTTTAGTTTTACCCGAATTAAAAGGTAAGTTAAATGGTATTGCTTTGCGTGTGCCTACTCCTAACGTTTCTATCGTAGATTTAGTTGTACAAGTAGAAAAAAGCACGATCGCAGAACAAGTTAATCAAGTACTAAAAGATGCTTCCGAAGGTGCATTAAAGGGTATTCTCGGTTATAATGAATTGCCTTTGGTTTCTTCTGACTATCGTGGTACTAACGTATCTTCGATCGTGGATGCTAACTTAACCATGACAATGGGAGGAGACATGGTTAAAGTAGTAGCTTGGTATGATAACGAATGGGGTTATTCTCAAAGAGTTGTTGACTTAGCTGAAATTGTTGCTTCCAACTGGAAATAA
- the pedR gene encoding photosynthetic electron transport-dependent transcriptional regulator PedR — MNSGKISESTTLSDRELEILELVAIGLTNNDIGEKLEISKRTVDNHISNILTKTKTDNRVELVRWALQWGKICLDEVNCCILPNVAE, encoded by the coding sequence ATGAATAGTGGCAAAATATCAGAATCCACTACTCTTTCTGATAGAGAATTAGAAATCTTAGAATTAGTTGCGATCGGTTTAACCAATAACGATATTGGCGAAAAATTAGAGATTAGTAAGCGAACTGTTGATAATCATATTAGTAACATTTTAACCAAAACTAAAACAGATAACCGAGTGGAATTAGTACGTTGGGCTTTACAATGGGGTAAAATCTGTCTTGATGAAGTAAATTGCTGTATTTTGCCTAACGTTGCTGAGTAA
- a CDS encoding methylthioribulose 1-phosphate dehydratase, with protein sequence MTYSPLDLDIAIHSIIETANFLDSKGWTPATSSNFSQRLDNNYCAITVSGKHKGRLTPDDIMVVDLQGKPQDEKKPSAETLLHTSLYAENSDIGAVLHTHSLNSTLLTLVTDNSSWKLAGYELLKAFNGISTHESSIAQRHFVLELPIFANTQDIASLADEVIEYLNKKIPCWGYLIRGHGVYTWGKDMTETLRHLEAIEYLIQCELEVMRIKGKK encoded by the coding sequence TTGACTTATTCCCCCTTAGATTTAGACATCGCAATTCATAGCATTATTGAAACGGCTAATTTTCTTGATAGTAAAGGTTGGACTCCTGCCACCAGTAGTAATTTTTCCCAACGGTTAGATAATAATTATTGTGCCATCACCGTGTCAGGGAAACATAAAGGTAGATTAACTCCTGATGATATTATGGTGGTGGATTTGCAAGGAAAACCTCAAGACGAGAAAAAGCCTTCCGCCGAAACTCTCCTTCATACCAGTTTATACGCTGAAAATTCTGATATTGGCGCGGTTTTACATACTCATTCTCTTAATAGTACTTTGCTGACTCTTGTAACAGACAATTCCTCATGGAAATTAGCAGGTTATGAGTTATTGAAGGCGTTTAATGGTATTTCTACCCATGAAAGTTCGATCGCGCAGCGCCACTTCGTGCTCGAACTCCCCATATTTGCTAATACTCAAGATATAGCTAGTTTAGCCGATGAAGTTATAGAGTATTTGAATAAAAAAATTCCTTGTTGGGGTTATCTGATTCGAGGGCATGGAGTTTATACTTGGGGTAAAGATATGACAGAAACCTTAAGACATTTAGAAGCGATCGAATATTTAATACAATGTGAGTTAGAAGTTATGCGAATTAAAGGAAAAAAATGA
- the infC gene encoding translation initiation factor IF-3 — translation MTYSNNKKTNQRDLPKINNNIRFPRVRVIGTDGEQLGILDTRDANRMAEEQELDLVLVSETSDPPVCRIMDYGKFKFEQEKKARAIRKKQHTADIKEVKMRYKIDEHDYQVRVSQAKRFLNAGDKVKATINFRGREAQHVHLGQELLERMALDLTELAEIQQKPKKEGRNMIMFLSPKKS, via the coding sequence GTGACCTATAGCAACAACAAAAAAACAAACCAAAGAGATTTACCGAAAATTAACAACAATATCCGTTTTCCCAGAGTACGGGTAATTGGTACAGACGGGGAGCAACTAGGCATCCTCGACACCAGAGACGCTAATCGCATGGCTGAAGAACAAGAATTAGACTTAGTTTTAGTCAGCGAAACGTCTGATCCTCCCGTGTGTCGTATTATGGATTACGGTAAATTTAAGTTTGAGCAGGAGAAAAAAGCCAGGGCAATCCGTAAAAAGCAACATACTGCGGACATAAAAGAGGTGAAAATGCGTTACAAAATTGATGAGCATGATTATCAAGTGCGAGTCAGTCAAGCAAAGCGTTTTCTGAATGCAGGAGATAAAGTTAAAGCCACGATTAACTTTCGAGGGCGAGAAGCGCAACACGTTCATTTAGGACAAGAATTATTGGAACGCATGGCGCTCGATTTGACTGAATTAGCCGAAATTCAACAAAAACCCAAAAAAGAAGGGCGGAATATGATCATGTTTCTCTCACCCAAAAAGTCATAG
- a CDS encoding 1,2-dihydroxy-3-keto-5-methylthiopentene dioxygenase: MTALKIFNDNNPVTPIFDSNTVADTDKIDKITHRLREVGVRFEQWGTIESLTSVATPEEVLTAYKSEVDQLINEEGYLTVDVVSLTADNPNKKAFREKFLNEHTHSEDEVRFFVDGEGLFSLHLENQVFEVLCTRGDLISVPANTRHWFDMGENPNFTAIRFFNNPEGWVANFTGSDIASKFSRLEN; encoded by the coding sequence ATGACAGCTTTAAAAATATTTAACGACAATAACCCCGTTACCCCTATTTTTGACAGCAACACTGTTGCTGATACTGACAAAATTGATAAAATTACCCATAGATTAAGGGAGGTGGGCGTAAGATTTGAACAATGGGGTACGATCGAAAGTTTAACATCCGTAGCGACTCCAGAGGAAGTTTTAACGGCTTATAAATCGGAAGTTGATCAATTAATCAACGAAGAAGGATATTTAACCGTTGACGTGGTGAGTTTAACCGCAGATAACCCCAATAAAAAAGCCTTCCGTGAAAAATTCTTAAATGAACACACTCACAGTGAAGATGAAGTGCGTTTCTTTGTCGATGGAGAAGGATTATTCAGTTTACACCTCGAAAACCAAGTTTTTGAAGTATTATGCACCAGAGGCGACTTAATCAGTGTACCTGCGAATACTCGTCATTGGTTCGACATGGGAGAAAATCCTAACTTTACCGCTATTCGTTTTTTTAATAATCCCGAAGGTTGGGTTGCCAATTTCACAGGAAGTGATATTGCTAGTAAGTTTTCTCGACTGGAAAACTAA
- a CDS encoding branched-chain amino acid ABC transporter permease yields MDTIQSLFNGIAVGSIIALAAVGLTLTMGILRLSNFAHGDFLTIGAYLTWVVNHEGLNIWLSIIVATVGTVILMLICEQLLWKPMRDKRASSTTLIIISIGLALFLRNGILFIWGGSNQNYDLPLVEAIDIGGVKIAYYRIIVIALTIGAIVALHLILQNTKIGKAMRAVADNIDLARVSGINVEQVVLFTWIMTAVLTAFGGGLFGLITAVRPNMGWFMILPMFAAVILGGIGNPYGAIAGGLIIGIAQELSVPFFGSEYKLGVALVIMIGILLIRPQGIFGK; encoded by the coding sequence ATGGATACAATACAATCACTTTTCAATGGTATTGCAGTAGGGAGTATTATTGCCCTTGCGGCGGTGGGTTTAACCCTGACAATGGGAATTTTACGATTATCAAATTTTGCTCACGGAGATTTTTTGACTATTGGTGCTTATTTAACATGGGTAGTGAATCATGAGGGATTAAATATTTGGTTATCGATCATCGTGGCTACGGTTGGAACTGTGATTTTAATGTTAATCTGTGAGCAGTTGTTATGGAAACCCATGCGAGATAAACGGGCGAGTAGCACTACTTTAATTATTATTTCTATCGGTTTGGCTTTATTTTTGCGCAATGGCATTTTGTTTATTTGGGGGGGTAGTAATCAAAATTATGATTTGCCTCTGGTGGAAGCCATCGATATTGGGGGGGTAAAAATCGCTTATTATCGTATTATCGTCATTGCTTTAACTATCGGTGCGATCGTGGCTTTACATCTAATTTTACAAAATACTAAAATCGGCAAAGCTATGCGCGCGGTGGCAGATAACATCGATTTAGCAAGAGTATCAGGGATTAATGTAGAGCAAGTCGTCTTATTTACATGGATTATGACGGCGGTGTTAACGGCTTTTGGGGGGGGATTGTTTGGTTTAATTACCGCAGTACGTCCGAATATGGGTTGGTTTATGATTTTACCTATGTTTGCGGCGGTGATACTCGGAGGCATTGGTAATCCCTATGGTGCGATCGCTGGGGGGTTGATTATTGGCATTGCACAGGAGTTGAGTGTGCCATTTTTTGGTTCTGAGTATAAGTTGGGGGTAGCTTTAGTAATTATGATCGGAATTTTGTTAATTCGCCCTCAAGGTATTTTCGGGAAGTAA
- a CDS encoding PilW family protein has translation MKKKIMVMGKICQGKYSCGGLTITELLVSVVMGSVVLTAAASGFINLLKANQHIESKTIRHNGLIKALNYLQEDIKTAKSVTIEPATVGGYCNSSGIDSQNCLVLTYPHKTPLREGCVNNPTIYYGLQDISGKSPQIWLKPAILRRKIICDKNQGNWIVVADGLLGKNETHAINNKTLCTQDSVTWSSHTTVYGYITHQSNEKGGFRFCLYENHSQNRLVRIFLYGHIINGQPIKVSTIAFTRSQ, from the coding sequence ATGAAAAAAAAAATCATGGTGATGGGAAAAATTTGTCAAGGTAAATATTCCTGTGGAGGTTTAACGATAACAGAATTATTAGTCAGTGTTGTCATGGGGAGTGTGGTATTAACCGCCGCCGCCAGTGGATTTATTAATTTACTCAAAGCGAATCAACACATAGAATCGAAAACTATTCGCCATAATGGATTAATCAAAGCCTTAAATTATCTTCAAGAAGATATAAAAACGGCAAAATCTGTGACGATCGAACCTGCTACTGTAGGAGGATATTGCAATTCTTCTGGTATTGACTCTCAAAATTGTTTAGTATTAACCTATCCTCATAAAACCCCATTAAGAGAAGGATGTGTTAATAATCCTACAATTTATTATGGATTGCAAGATATTAGTGGTAAATCGCCCCAAATTTGGTTAAAACCTGCGATTTTGCGTAGAAAAATTATTTGTGACAAAAATCAAGGAAATTGGATTGTGGTGGCAGATGGATTATTGGGGAAAAACGAAACCCATGCTATAAATAACAAGACTTTGTGTACACAAGATAGTGTTACTTGGTCAAGTCATACAACAGTTTATGGCTATATTACTCATCAGAGTAACGAAAAAGGGGGATTTCGATTTTGTCTTTATGAAAATCATAGTCAAAATAGATTAGTAAGAATATTTTTATATGGACATATCATTAATGGACAACCTATCAAAGTAAGTACGATCGCATTCACTCGCAGTCAATAA
- a CDS encoding HNH endonuclease has product MMSRYSKDWREISIAVKEKADWKCAKCGADFKENSRRGNCLQVHHWNRIPEDNRLENLVALCNSCHLEYHRGRKGNITIGQLSLNI; this is encoded by the coding sequence ATGATGAGCAGATATAGCAAAGATTGGAGAGAAATATCGATTGCTGTCAAAGAAAAAGCGGATTGGAAGTGTGCCAAATGCGGTGCAGATTTTAAGGAAAATTCAAGAAGAGGAAACTGTTTGCAAGTACATCACTGGAATAGAATACCAGAAGATAATAGACTAGAAAATTTAGTCGCTTTATGCAATAGTTGTCATTTAGAATATCATCGGGGAAGAAAAGGTAATATTACGATAGGTCAATTATCTCTTAATATTTAG
- a CDS encoding class I SAM-dependent methyltransferase has product MLLQPDQRTKLDDSEDTLFYSFPRFVNHVDDHFIRQLTELYRRELQENTKILDLMSSWVSHLPPEMKFSHIEGHGMNEEELKKNPRLNHYFVQNLNKNPKFPLENQDFDAVLCAVSVQYLQYPEAIFSEIARILKPNGVAIFSFSNRMFYQKAISVWRDSSDRQRLHLVKSYFQSIPDFGASQIVATQPELPAILQMFGIGGKDPFYGVFARKK; this is encoded by the coding sequence ATGCTACTACAACCAGATCAAAGAACCAAATTAGATGATAGTGAAGACACCTTATTCTATTCTTTCCCCCGCTTCGTTAACCATGTGGATGATCACTTTATCCGTCAATTAACAGAATTATATCGGCGAGAGTTACAAGAAAACACAAAAATACTGGATTTAATGAGTAGTTGGGTATCCCACTTACCTCCAGAAATGAAATTTAGTCATATAGAAGGACACGGTATGAATGAAGAAGAATTGAAGAAAAATCCTCGCTTAAATCATTATTTTGTTCAAAATTTAAACAAAAACCCTAAATTTCCCCTAGAAAATCAAGATTTTGATGCGGTTTTATGTGCTGTTTCCGTACAATATTTACAATATCCAGAAGCTATATTTAGTGAAATTGCTCGAATTTTAAAACCCAATGGAGTCGCTATCTTTAGTTTTTCTAATCGGATGTTTTATCAAAAAGCTATCTCTGTATGGCGTGATAGTTCCGATCGACAAAGACTACATTTAGTCAAATCATATTTTCAATCTATTCCTGATTTTGGCGCATCGCAAATAGTGGCAACTCAACCAGAATTACCTGCGATTTTACAAATGTTCGGTATCGGTGGAAAAGACCCTTTTTATGGAGTTTTTGCTCGTAAAAAATAA
- the miaA gene encoding tRNA (adenosine(37)-N6)-dimethylallyltransferase MiaA: MKWGLIVICGATASGKSSLGLKLAQRLNTIIISADSRQVYQEFDIGTAKPTIAEQNLVPHYLIDICHPTEILTLADYQEKAQNIINSSTSIPLLVGGTGLYINSITKGLKIPRVAPQPQLRSQLEYYSQQERYDFLQQVDRKSCEKIHSNDEIRTIRALEVYYVTGKPISAQQGENPPSYPILTIGLQCDRVAIEARIKQRTKQMLEQGLVTETENLIKKYGIDLPLLNTLGYAEIKQYLMGEINLNQAEELIVIHTRQFAKRQRTWFNANQDIQWFNADSADLLEDVWERINNEPNYIIKS; encoded by the coding sequence ATGAAATGGGGTTTAATTGTTATTTGTGGTGCGACTGCTAGTGGTAAATCCTCTTTGGGGTTGAAATTAGCCCAGAGATTGAATACAATTATCATTAGTGCGGATTCTCGGCAGGTTTATCAAGAGTTCGATATTGGTACAGCTAAACCTACTATTGCCGAACAAAATTTAGTACCCCATTATCTCATTGATATTTGTCACCCAACAGAAATTCTCACTTTAGCGGATTATCAAGAAAAAGCTCAAAATATCATTAATTCTAGTACTTCTATCCCTTTATTGGTAGGGGGTACAGGGTTATATATTAACTCGATTACTAAGGGGTTAAAAATTCCTAGGGTTGCTCCCCAACCGCAACTTCGATCGCAATTAGAGTACTATAGTCAACAGGAAAGGTATGATTTTTTACAGCAAGTCGATCGTAAATCCTGCGAAAAAATCCATTCTAACGATGAAATTAGAACGATTCGTGCCTTAGAGGTTTATTATGTCACGGGGAAGCCTATTTCTGCACAACAAGGAGAAAATCCCCCTAGTTATCCTATTTTAACTATTGGTTTACAGTGCGATCGAGTTGCTATTGAAGCAAGAATCAAACAACGTACAAAACAAATGCTTGAACAAGGTTTAGTGACAGAAACAGAAAATTTAATCAAAAAATATGGGATAGATTTACCCTTATTAAATACTTTAGGATATGCAGAAATTAAACAATATTTAATGGGAGAAATTAACCTTAATCAAGCAGAAGAATTAATTGTTATTCATACTCGTCAATTTGCCAAAAGACAACGGACTTGGTTTAATGCGAATCAAGATATTCAATGGTTTAATGCAGATTCTGCTGATTTATTAGAAGACGTTTGGGAAAGAATTAATAATGAACCAAATTATATCATTAAATCTTGA
- a CDS encoding succinate dehydrogenase/fumarate reductase flavoprotein subunit encodes MLEHDVIIIGGGLAGCRAALEIKKLNPSMDVGLVAKTHPIRSHSVAAQGGIAASLQNVDPDDDWKAHAFDTVKGSDYLADQDAVEFLTKEAPEVIIELEHLGVLFSRLEDGRIAQRAFGGHSHKRTCYAADKTGHAMLHELVNNLRRNHVKIYEEWYVMQLILEDNEAKGVVMFNINDGHLEVVRSKAVMFATGGYGRVFNTTSNDYASSGDGLAMTAKAGLPLEDMEFVQFHPTGLYPVGVLISEAVRGEGAYLRNSEGERFMARYAPNQMELAPRDITSRAIVTEIRAGRGINPDGSAGGIYVHLDLTHMGKEKIMSRVPFCWEEAHRLVGVDAVYEPMPVRPTAHYCMGGIPVNTDGRVRINGNQLTEGFFAGGECACVSVHGANRLGSNSLLECVVYGRRVGRSIANYVLDRERLLGDRAMPQIDEQKYLQACEKRIQDLLNKEGDIRIKSLRQNFQDVMTEHCGVFRTQEVMEEGLKQIRQLIAKYEQIFLDDKQRQWNTELVEALELQNIMIVGEMILTSAIQRKESRGAHSREDYPTRDDRNFLQHTLASHSPDGVTVDYMPVVVTMFEPKERKY; translated from the coding sequence ATGTTAGAACATGATGTTATCATTATCGGCGGTGGTTTAGCAGGATGTCGTGCGGCACTAGAAATTAAAAAGCTCAATCCTAGTATGGATGTGGGTTTGGTGGCAAAAACTCACCCCATTCGCTCTCATTCTGTCGCCGCTCAAGGTGGTATTGCGGCTAGTTTACAAAATGTTGATCCTGATGACGATTGGAAAGCCCACGCCTTCGATACAGTAAAGGGTTCAGACTATTTAGCTGATCAAGATGCCGTGGAATTTTTAACCAAAGAAGCACCCGAAGTAATCATCGAATTAGAACATTTAGGGGTATTATTTTCTCGTTTAGAAGACGGTAGAATCGCCCAACGTGCCTTTGGAGGGCATTCCCATAAACGCACCTGTTACGCCGCAGACAAGACAGGTCATGCAATGCTACATGAATTAGTTAATAATTTACGCCGTAATCACGTCAAAATCTACGAGGAATGGTATGTTATGCAGTTAATCCTCGAAGATAACGAAGCGAAGGGGGTAGTCATGTTTAACATCAATGATGGACATTTAGAGGTAGTTCGATCGAAAGCCGTAATGTTTGCTACTGGTGGTTATGGCAGGGTATTCAATACCACCTCCAATGATTATGCCTCCAGTGGAGACGGTTTAGCCATGACAGCAAAAGCTGGTTTACCCTTAGAAGATATGGAATTTGTCCAGTTTCATCCTACTGGTTTATATCCCGTGGGGGTGTTAATTTCTGAAGCCGTGAGGGGAGAAGGCGCTTATCTGCGCAACAGTGAAGGGGAAAGATTTATGGCACGTTATGCCCCTAATCAAATGGAGTTAGCACCAAGAGATATTACTTCAAGGGCGATCGTCACTGAAATACGAGCAGGAAGGGGAATCAATCCCGATGGTAGCGCAGGGGGGATTTATGTCCATTTGGACTTAACCCACATGGGCAAAGAAAAAATCATGTCTCGTGTGCCTTTTTGTTGGGAAGAAGCCCATCGTTTAGTGGGGGTTGATGCAGTATATGAGCCGATGCCAGTGCGCCCCACCGCTCACTATTGTATGGGAGGCATCCCTGTTAATACCGATGGCAGAGTGAGAATTAATGGTAATCAACTCACGGAAGGCTTTTTTGCAGGGGGAGAATGTGCCTGTGTATCCGTACATGGTGCTAATCGTCTTGGTAGTAATTCCCTGCTAGAATGCGTAGTCTATGGGCGTAGAGTAGGACGTTCAATCGCTAATTATGTTCTCGATCGTGAAAGGTTGCTGGGCGATCGAGCTATGCCACAAATAGACGAACAAAAGTACTTACAAGCCTGTGAAAAACGAATCCAAGACTTATTGAATAAAGAAGGGGATATAAGAATTAAAAGCCTAAGACAGAACTTTCAAGACGTTATGACAGAGCATTGTGGCGTATTTCGTACTCAGGAAGTCATGGAAGAAGGATTAAAACAAATTCGGCAACTTATCGCTAAATATGAGCAAATTTTCCTTGATGATAAACAAAGACAGTGGAATACGGAATTAGTTGAAGCCCTCGAATTGCAAAACATTATGATTGTGGGCGAAATGATTTTAACCTCCGCTATCCAAAGAAAAGAGAGTCGAGGGGCGCATTCAAGAGAAGACTATCCCACTAGAGACGATCGAAACTTCTTACAACACACCCTCGCTTCCCATTCTCCTGACGGCGTAACCGTTGATTATATGCCCGTTGTCGTCACAATGTTTGAACCCAAAGAGCGAAAATACTAG
- a CDS encoding BrnA antitoxin family protein produces MRFYIDMKKESEFPFERARRVTQEENEKFKEAIATQFNVKLRNRGRPAKDENDLYEPISIRIHPQVLAWAKEKAKKQDIGYQTVINQTLLKHISL; encoded by the coding sequence ATGCGTTTTTATATCGATATGAAGAAGGAATCTGAATTTCCTTTTGAAAGGGCAAGAAGAGTAACACAAGAGGAAAATGAAAAATTTAAAGAGGCGATCGCTACACAGTTTAATGTTAAGCTAAGAAACCGTGGACGACCCGCTAAAGATGAAAATGATTTGTATGAACCTATTTCTATTCGGATTCATCCTCAAGTTTTGGCATGGGCGAAAGAAAAAGCGAAAAAGCAAGATATTGGCTATCAGACAGTGATCAATCAAACGTTATTAAAGCATATTTCACTTTAA
- a CDS encoding type II toxin-antitoxin system Phd/YefM family antitoxin has translation MLKKTFDVNLQGDNLSELLSAIQNQVEVTLTRDGVALAKVLPFPLGGEKITTDNKVLKPRTAEGWEGQIWIANDFDDELPKINTMFYGEDE, from the coding sequence ATGTTAAAAAAAACCTTTGATGTCAATTTACAGGGGGATAATTTATCGGAGTTGTTGTCAGCTATTCAAAATCAGGTAGAGGTTACTTTAACCCGTGATGGTGTAGCGTTAGCGAAGGTTTTACCTTTTCCATTGGGTGGGGAAAAAATTACTACGGATAACAAGGTGTTAAAGCCTCGCACTGCGGAAGGTTGGGAAGGACAAATTTGGATTGCGAATGATTTTGATGATGAATTACCAAAAATTAACACTATGTTTTACGGGGAAGATGAATGA
- a CDS encoding NAD(P)/FAD-dependent oxidoreductase gives MKLSSKNFETRLDTVYDAIIVGGGMGGLSTGIYLARYGLKCLIIEKGKGRSLWMQDLRNYLGIDPHAPGRDILNHGTKQAIDWGADHLRGYVEDVTDEGDTFAVKVKIGKKDSVYPVFRSKYLVAASGVIDVLPEIEEMQNIYDYAGYTLHVCMICDGFDMWDQKAVLIVAREAQINAAFVLNWFTPYISVLTHGLCEVGEEMRQKLADHGYPLYESKIDRIIGENHKMQGVQLKDGTVVEATTGLINMGSIYHNHYLKNIEGLEWDGENLVTNDMAQTSHDRIFALGDLKKGLNQVSIAVADGTLAATQIWRNIRRQSTPRKWEENLNN, from the coding sequence ATGAAATTATCTAGTAAAAATTTTGAAACCCGTCTTGATACCGTCTATGATGCCATTATCGTAGGGGGCGGTATGGGAGGTTTATCCACAGGTATCTATCTGGCTCGTTATGGTCTAAAATGCTTAATTATCGAAAAGGGTAAAGGTCGATCGCTATGGATGCAAGACCTTCGTAATTATTTAGGTATTGATCCCCATGCACCGGGTAGAGATATATTGAATCATGGCACAAAACAAGCCATTGATTGGGGTGCAGATCATTTACGGGGTTATGTAGAAGATGTTACCGATGAGGGAGACACCTTTGCGGTGAAGGTAAAAATCGGTAAAAAAGATAGTGTTTATCCTGTTTTTCGCAGTAAATATTTAGTGGCGGCTTCTGGAGTTATCGATGTTTTGCCTGAAATTGAGGAGATGCAAAACATTTATGATTATGCTGGTTATACCCTCCATGTGTGCATGATTTGCGATGGTTTCGATATGTGGGATCAAAAAGCGGTGTTAATCGTTGCTAGGGAAGCTCAAATTAATGCTGCTTTTGTTTTAAACTGGTTTACTCCTTATATCAGCGTTTTAACTCATGGTTTATGTGAGGTTGGGGAGGAAATGAGGCAAAAATTGGCGGATCATGGTTATCCTTTATATGAGAGTAAGATCGATCGTATTATTGGCGAAAATCATAAAATGCAAGGGGTACAATTAAAAGATGGTACTGTGGTAGAAGCAACTACGGGCTTAATCAACATGGGATCAATTTATCATAATCACTACTTGAAAAATATTGAAGGTTTAGAGTGGGATGGTGAAAATCTTGTTACTAATGATATGGCACAAACTAGCCACGATCGAATTTTTGCTTTAGGTGATTTGAAAAAAGGTTTAAATCAAGTTTCGATCGCTGTAGCCGATGGTACTTTAGCCGCTACTCAAATTTGGCGTAATATTCGCCGTCAATCAACCCCCCGCAAATGGGAAGAAAACTTGAATAATTAA